The following are from one region of the Hyphomicrobium album genome:
- a CDS encoding DUF3302 domain-containing protein yields the protein MDFDTFLNYFALGLLIFVLITLFYGIIAIHDVPYEIAKHRDHPHQDAIHAAGWVSLFTLHAIWPFLWIWAMLYRPDRGWGVQQKSQAGNGHAEIEPDIIEALRARVAELERRVDQGAR from the coding sequence ATCGACTTCGATACGTTCCTCAACTATTTCGCTCTCGGATTGCTGATCTTCGTTCTCATAACGCTGTTCTATGGGATCATCGCAATCCACGACGTGCCCTACGAAATCGCCAAGCACCGCGATCATCCGCACCAGGACGCGATCCACGCAGCCGGGTGGGTCAGCCTCTTCACCCTGCATGCGATTTGGCCGTTCCTGTGGATCTGGGCGATGCTCTACCGCCCCGACCGCGGCTGGGGCGTGCAGCAGAAGTCGCAAGCGGGTAACGGACACGCCGAGATCGAGCCCGATATAATCGAGGCGTTGCGGGCGCGCGTCGCGGAGCTCGAACGCCGCGTGGATCAGGGAGCGCGGTGA
- a CDS encoding HlyD family secretion protein codes for MELLLILTYTAICVAIFKIFRIPVNKWTLPTAVLGGIALIGFILLVMNYNHPFTDNARIYFATTPILADVRGRVIEVPVEANRPLKKGDVLFRVDPAPYQFEVDKRRAALSEAEQNVAQLKAGFDSAQAVVASATAERDRAKAAYGRFSQGNENARAAGRDLPFSVADVENRRGVYLAAEGTLQQAEAKAEQARVTYQSEIGGVHTSVAKLRADLRDAEFDLEMTTVRAPGPGFVTQLALRPGMYVVPAPLRPVMVFVHEDDRTLAAGFQQNALQRVRPGDEAEIAFDAVPGRVFKGEVVRVLDAIAPGQFQASGSLQDMGERLPGGRAVAVIEVRQDMSAYNIPGGAAAQVALYTPYWHHFAIIRRILLRMRGWQNYIFLEGH; via the coding sequence ATGGAGCTACTCCTCATCCTCACCTACACGGCGATATGCGTCGCCATTTTTAAGATCTTCCGGATTCCGGTGAACAAGTGGACGCTGCCGACTGCGGTCCTCGGCGGCATTGCCCTCATTGGCTTCATCCTTCTGGTGATGAACTACAACCACCCCTTCACGGACAATGCGCGCATCTACTTTGCGACGACTCCAATTCTTGCTGACGTGAGAGGGCGCGTTATCGAGGTTCCCGTCGAGGCGAACCGTCCCCTGAAGAAGGGCGATGTGTTGTTCCGTGTCGATCCGGCGCCCTATCAGTTTGAAGTCGACAAGCGACGCGCAGCGCTCTCGGAAGCCGAGCAGAACGTAGCGCAGCTCAAGGCCGGCTTCGATTCCGCGCAGGCGGTCGTGGCCTCGGCCACAGCAGAACGCGATCGTGCGAAGGCCGCCTATGGACGTTTCAGCCAAGGCAACGAGAATGCGCGCGCTGCCGGGCGCGATCTGCCGTTTTCTGTGGCCGACGTAGAAAACAGGCGCGGAGTCTATCTCGCCGCAGAAGGCACGTTGCAGCAGGCGGAAGCCAAGGCGGAGCAGGCGCGCGTCACCTATCAGTCCGAAATCGGCGGCGTTCATACCTCGGTGGCGAAGTTGCGCGCGGATTTGCGCGATGCCGAGTTCGACCTCGAGATGACGACCGTGCGCGCACCGGGACCGGGGTTTGTTACGCAATTGGCGTTGCGACCCGGCATGTACGTTGTTCCTGCACCGCTTCGGCCGGTCATGGTGTTTGTGCACGAGGACGACCGCACGCTCGCCGCGGGTTTTCAGCAGAACGCTCTGCAGCGGGTGCGCCCGGGTGACGAGGCGGAGATTGCTTTTGATGCAGTTCCGGGACGGGTTTTTAAGGGGGAAGTGGTACGCGTCCTCGACGCCATCGCGCCGGGCCAATTTCAAGCGAGCGGCTCATTGCAAGACATGGGTGAACGGCTGCCCGGCGGCCGCGCGGTGGCGGTGATCGAGGTCCGACAGGACATGTCCGCCTACAACATCCCCGGTGGAGCTGCCGCCCAGGTCGCCCTCTATACCCCTTACTGGCATCACTTCGCGATTATCCGGCGGATCTTGCTGCGCATGCGGGGTTGGCAGAACTACATCTTCCTCGAAGGTCACTAG
- a CDS encoding Acb2/Tad1 domain-containing protein, which yields MAPTETVGEQRVRINFNPATSERGGDVADKVREIKQKSAELIDLCEALKPKDPRLASLAQTSYEEAAMWAVKAATAA from the coding sequence ATGGCACCAACAGAAACAGTCGGAGAGCAGCGCGTCCGTATCAACTTTAATCCGGCCACCTCCGAGCGGGGCGGCGACGTCGCCGACAAGGTCCGCGAGATCAAACAGAAAAGCGCCGAGCTCATCGACCTCTGCGAGGCTCTCAAGCCTAAAGATCCGCGTCTCGCATCACTCGCGCAAACCTCCTACGAGGAAGCGGCGATGTGGGCCGTCAAGGCCGCTACTGCTGCATAA
- a CDS encoding response regulator — protein MENVLSFVQAHKPYFEVAQAVSSVVNLFAWLLALLLLVIALRKSRVESLSVGPFSFRMMKEEAIIATATASRAWQSTSGEKVDVPLIRATVDRVFTPETFNNLTGKAILWVDDNPANNELAVRALRKFGLDIEQATNTEAAMVAFQRRKFDLVISDMGRGDDIRAGYRLLKLVRDSGSGVPFFIFAGSDTLEFRREAAERGAQLSTNDMLELVDHVVKYLGSNS, from the coding sequence ATGGAAAACGTGCTTTCATTCGTGCAGGCCCACAAGCCGTATTTCGAGGTGGCGCAGGCCGTAAGTTCGGTCGTCAACCTGTTCGCCTGGCTCCTGGCCCTCCTTCTACTGGTCATTGCGCTTCGAAAGAGCCGCGTCGAGAGTCTTTCCGTTGGCCCCTTCAGCTTCCGGATGATGAAAGAGGAGGCAATCATTGCCACCGCCACGGCCAGTCGGGCGTGGCAGTCCACCTCAGGAGAGAAGGTCGATGTTCCCCTCATCCGCGCGACTGTCGACCGCGTCTTCACCCCGGAAACGTTTAACAACCTGACGGGCAAGGCCATTCTCTGGGTCGACGATAACCCGGCAAACAATGAACTCGCGGTGAGGGCGCTCAGGAAGTTTGGGCTGGACATAGAGCAGGCGACCAACACCGAGGCCGCCATGGTGGCGTTCCAGCGCCGAAAGTTCGACCTCGTGATCTCAGACATGGGCCGCGGCGACGACATACGCGCCGGCTATCGTCTGCTAAAGCTGGTGCGTGACAGCGGTAGCGGGGTCCCGTTCTTTATCTTCGCGGGATCGGACACGCTAGAATTCCGGCGCGAGGCCGCGGAACGTGGCGCCCAGCTGTCAACCAACGACATGCTGGAGCTGGTCGACCACGTTGTGAAATATTTGGGCTCGAATTCTTAG
- a CDS encoding restriction endonuclease, producing the protein MSRLDPVFWGIHAGRTGDADELFLRGNCVAIGWADLGNLSAIGANREAFKAKVISTYADIKPGAVPQAAGQPFRFVHEMKVGDLVIYPAKQSRQVHIGRVEGEYEYDTGAPAGYPNRRKVTWLKSAPRTHFSQGALYEIGSALSLFQVRNFADEFRALVDGKAPETVVSAADDLTVARVAEDIEETTKDFVLKQLARDLKGTAFEGFVAHLLECMGYHARLARTNEPSVDIIAHKDHLGIEPPIIKVQVKSGDGSVSDRDVSALFGKLAPGEYGLFVTLGDFSAEALRFERSKSNLRVIDGEEIVQLIFENYEKFDTRHKGLLPLRRVYIPETSAAEGE; encoded by the coding sequence ATGTCTAGGCTCGATCCTGTGTTTTGGGGGATACACGCTGGCAGAACCGGCGACGCCGATGAGCTCTTTCTTCGCGGCAACTGTGTCGCCATCGGTTGGGCCGACCTGGGCAATCTTTCGGCGATCGGAGCAAACAGAGAAGCCTTCAAGGCGAAGGTCATTTCAACTTATGCCGACATCAAGCCCGGGGCCGTACCGCAGGCGGCCGGGCAGCCATTCCGTTTTGTCCACGAGATGAAGGTAGGCGACCTCGTCATCTATCCTGCCAAGCAAAGCAGACAAGTTCATATCGGCCGCGTTGAGGGCGAATATGAATATGACACTGGGGCGCCGGCCGGGTATCCGAACCGGCGCAAGGTAACGTGGCTGAAGTCGGCACCGCGCACGCATTTTAGCCAGGGTGCCCTATACGAGATTGGCTCTGCGCTCAGCTTGTTCCAGGTGCGAAACTTTGCGGATGAATTCCGGGCGCTCGTTGATGGCAAGGCACCGGAGACCGTAGTCTCCGCCGCTGACGACTTGACCGTGGCGCGGGTTGCAGAAGATATCGAAGAGACGACGAAGGACTTCGTCCTCAAGCAGCTCGCCCGTGACCTCAAGGGAACCGCGTTCGAAGGATTCGTGGCGCACCTACTCGAATGCATGGGATACCACGCGCGGCTTGCCCGGACGAATGAGCCCAGCGTCGACATCATCGCCCACAAAGACCACCTCGGCATTGAACCGCCTATCATTAAGGTTCAGGTCAAGAGCGGTGACGGCTCAGTCTCGGACCGTGACGTCTCAGCGCTCTTTGGCAAACTTGCCCCCGGCGAGTACGGCCTATTCGTTACGCTCGGAGACTTTTCAGCGGAAGCTCTGCGATTTGAAAGGAGCAAGAGCAATCTCCGTGTCATAGATGGCGAAGAGATCGTTCAGCTCATTTTTGAAAACTATGAGAAGTTCGACACGCGCCATAAGGGCTTACTTCCTTTGCGAAGAGTCTACATTCCCGAGACATCGGCCGCGGAAGGCGAATAG
- a CDS encoding DEAD/DEAH box helicase, which translates to MESALGALLENFRASAKSEREKGMYFEELITCYLRNEPRYRDLYDVVWPYADWAHAQGHDGRDAGIDLVAQTHGTGEYHAIQCKLFDPEYRLQKADIDSFFTASGKKPFTQRVIVSTTDHWSDHAEAALTGQQPPVHKIDLTALEESRIDWSKYAPKSKPVLKSKKELREHQTKALKAVVDGLASVDRGKLIMACGTGKTFTSLKIAEKIAGAGGRVLFLVPSLNLLSQTLTEWSQEGAVPLHCFAVCSDADIGKKRNKNDDTVETFVHELRYPATTNAKNFAKEMTSRHDDESMSVVFSTYHSIATISEAQKKHKLADFDLIICDEAHRTTGATFEDEDESAFIMVHDEKTIRGNKRIYMTATPRIYGDAAKATAEKDNVALCSMDDESLFGRELHVLTFSDAVQRGLLVDYKVIVLAVQEEHVSRRLQELLRDGNNQIKVDDAAKIIGCWKALSKQNLTPLEGDTAAMRRAVAFCQVIEVQKGAKTHKVSSKNIAGMFQSVVEAYQKAELEAGVEIEPSMRLKCEAAHVDGSMNASEKETKLAWLKADPGEDTCRILSNVRCLSEGVDVPALDAVVFLTPRNSQVDVVQSVGRVMRNAPGKTRGYVVLPVVIPAGMEPHEALSNNQVYRVVWQVLQALRSHDDRFDAMINKLDLIGKDTSKMEVIAVTDKIQRKQSKSGSAGAAGKNTFGIGTPAPKKVGLDAQGKLQFEIGEVERAIYAKVVQKCGNRLHWEEWAADIAKIAQTHIDRIQGIIENPKNKAERAAFDKFAEELRDDLNPSIGDDDIVEMLAQHLITKPVFEALFSDYSFASHNPMSQAMQSVLDLLHEHHLDKEADTLQRFYDSVKMRASGIENAQGKQRIVIELYDKFFRNAFPKMTERLGIVYTPVEVVDFIVHSVNDVLKSEFGQTLGSEGVHIIDPFTGTGTFITRLLQSGLMSPAEIKKKYANELHANEIVLLAYYIAAINIEAAYHDIVGGVYKPFEGICLTDTFQMYEKEDLIDAILVDNSKRRRLQKKLDIRVIISNPPYSVGQRSENDNNENIEYAHLDERIAATYAARSSAVLSKGLYDSYVRAIRWASDRIGNSGVIGFVTNAGFLDSRTSDGLRKCLADEFANIFVFHLKGLRGQKTSGERAKREGGQIFGLASAASICITILVKNPLALKKGQIFFAEVDDYLSREQKLNLLNERRSLSQVPLEFWKTITPDRHGDWIKQRDDSFSAHIVAGNKKGEGPKVFENFSLGVVTNRDAWCLNGSKSKLKENISGLIDAFSGERRRFVRSYPDVAARRKIVDDFVDADPTKIAWTRALKQDLVKDKALEFDASALVVGLYRPFTKQWMYFNRRLNEMVYQMPYFFPDAKAENIVIGVSASESRSAYSVLITNRVPSLHAVDMVGSQYFPLYLYDAAEGDGTDAEGNLFAAAEGEEKAKTPSRRDAITDEGLAHFAEAYPRDKISKEDLFYYVYGLLHSEDYRERFADNLGKELPRIPRVKMAADFWAFSKAGRVLAELHINYENVPIYAAAKVAGGGKPGDYSVVKMRYGKDKDRTTLHYNDKITVTEIPLDAYDYIVNGKPALDWVVERQGVKTDADSGIVNDANDWAVETMKNPKYPLELFLRVITVSLETMKLVRSLPKLEILEATAAQTT; encoded by the coding sequence ATGGAAAGCGCGCTGGGCGCACTCCTTGAGAATTTCCGTGCTTCGGCCAAGTCCGAGCGCGAGAAGGGAATGTATTTCGAGGAGCTGATCACCTGCTACCTGCGGAATGAGCCCCGTTACCGGGATCTCTATGACGTGGTTTGGCCCTATGCCGATTGGGCGCACGCGCAAGGCCACGACGGGCGCGACGCCGGCATCGATCTTGTCGCCCAGACGCACGGCACCGGCGAGTACCATGCCATTCAGTGCAAGCTCTTCGACCCCGAATACCGCCTGCAGAAGGCGGACATCGATAGCTTCTTCACTGCCTCCGGCAAGAAGCCCTTCACTCAACGCGTCATCGTAAGCACGACTGATCATTGGAGCGATCATGCGGAAGCGGCGCTTACAGGTCAGCAGCCGCCAGTGCACAAGATCGATCTTACTGCGCTTGAGGAAAGCCGGATTGATTGGTCGAAATACGCGCCAAAATCCAAGCCGGTCCTGAAATCCAAGAAGGAGCTGCGCGAGCACCAGACCAAGGCACTGAAAGCTGTCGTAGACGGATTAGCCTCCGTGGACCGCGGCAAGCTGATCATGGCATGCGGTACGGGCAAAACCTTCACCAGCCTGAAGATTGCGGAGAAGATTGCGGGGGCCGGTGGCCGGGTTCTGTTCCTGGTGCCCAGCCTCAACCTTCTTTCGCAGACTTTGACCGAATGGTCGCAAGAAGGGGCCGTCCCGCTGCACTGCTTCGCGGTCTGCTCCGACGCCGACATCGGCAAGAAGCGGAACAAGAACGACGACACCGTTGAAACCTTCGTGCACGAGTTGCGGTATCCCGCCACGACCAATGCCAAGAACTTCGCCAAGGAGATGACCTCCCGACACGACGACGAAAGCATGTCCGTCGTCTTCAGTACCTACCATTCAATTGCGACGATCAGTGAGGCGCAGAAGAAGCACAAGCTTGCCGATTTCGATCTGATCATCTGCGACGAGGCGCATCGCACCACGGGCGCAACTTTCGAGGATGAGGACGAAAGCGCCTTCATCATGGTCCACGATGAAAAGACTATTCGTGGCAACAAGCGCATCTATATGACGGCCACGCCGCGCATCTATGGCGACGCGGCCAAGGCGACAGCCGAAAAAGACAATGTCGCGCTATGCTCGATGGACGATGAATCTCTCTTCGGCAGAGAGCTTCACGTCCTGACGTTCTCCGACGCGGTGCAGCGCGGCCTGCTGGTCGATTATAAAGTGATCGTGCTGGCGGTTCAGGAAGAGCATGTCAGCCGCCGGCTGCAGGAACTGCTGAGGGACGGCAACAACCAGATCAAGGTTGACGACGCCGCCAAGATCATCGGCTGCTGGAAGGCCCTTTCCAAGCAGAACCTGACACCCCTGGAAGGCGACACCGCCGCCATGCGCCGCGCCGTCGCATTCTGCCAAGTGATCGAGGTACAGAAGGGGGCAAAGACCCACAAGGTCAGCTCCAAGAACATTGCTGGGATGTTCCAATCGGTTGTGGAAGCCTATCAAAAAGCTGAGCTGGAGGCTGGTGTCGAGATTGAGCCCAGCATGCGCCTCAAATGCGAAGCCGCGCATGTAGATGGCAGCATGAATGCCAGCGAGAAGGAAACGAAGCTCGCCTGGCTGAAGGCTGATCCCGGCGAAGACACCTGCCGAATCCTAAGCAACGTTCGGTGCCTGTCCGAAGGCGTTGACGTTCCCGCGCTTGATGCCGTGGTGTTCCTGACACCGCGCAATTCGCAGGTCGACGTGGTGCAATCGGTCGGCCGAGTCATGCGGAATGCGCCGGGCAAGACACGCGGCTATGTTGTCCTACCGGTCGTCATCCCTGCAGGGATGGAGCCGCATGAAGCACTGAGCAACAACCAAGTGTACCGCGTCGTCTGGCAGGTTCTCCAGGCCCTGCGGTCTCATGACGACCGCTTCGACGCGATGATCAACAAGCTCGACTTGATCGGCAAGGACACCAGCAAAATGGAGGTCATCGCGGTTACCGACAAGATTCAGCGCAAGCAGAGCAAGTCGGGAAGCGCCGGCGCAGCCGGTAAAAATACCTTCGGCATCGGAACCCCCGCGCCGAAGAAGGTAGGGTTAGACGCACAGGGCAAGCTGCAGTTTGAAATCGGCGAGGTGGAACGTGCCATCTACGCCAAGGTCGTCCAGAAGTGCGGGAACCGGCTCCACTGGGAAGAGTGGGCCGCCGACATCGCCAAGATCGCCCAAACCCACATCGACCGCATCCAGGGCATTATTGAGAATCCGAAGAACAAGGCTGAGCGGGCTGCCTTCGACAAATTCGCCGAGGAGCTGCGCGACGACCTGAACCCCAGCATCGGTGACGACGACATCGTCGAAATGCTCGCTCAGCACCTGATCACCAAGCCCGTCTTCGAGGCCCTGTTCAGCGATTACAGCTTCGCCAGCCACAATCCCATGTCGCAGGCCATGCAGAGCGTGCTGGACCTCTTGCATGAACATCACCTCGACAAGGAAGCCGACACGCTCCAGCGCTTCTACGACAGCGTGAAGATGCGAGCGTCAGGCATCGAGAACGCTCAAGGCAAGCAGCGGATCGTCATTGAGCTTTACGACAAGTTCTTCCGCAATGCCTTCCCGAAGATGACCGAGCGACTGGGCATCGTGTACACGCCGGTCGAAGTCGTCGACTTCATCGTCCACAGCGTCAACGACGTGCTTAAATCCGAATTCGGACAGACGCTGGGGAGCGAAGGCGTTCACATCATAGATCCCTTCACGGGAACCGGCACCTTCATCACGCGCCTGCTGCAATCGGGCCTGATGAGTCCCGCCGAGATCAAGAAGAAGTACGCGAACGAGCTGCACGCCAACGAGATCGTTCTCCTGGCCTACTACATCGCCGCCATCAACATCGAGGCTGCCTATCACGACATCGTCGGCGGAGTGTACAAGCCGTTTGAAGGCATCTGTCTCACGGACACGTTCCAGATGTACGAGAAGGAGGATTTGATCGACGCCATTCTTGTCGACAACAGCAAGCGCCGCAGGCTGCAGAAGAAGCTCGACATCCGCGTCATCATCAGCAACCCGCCATATTCGGTTGGCCAACGCAGTGAGAACGACAACAACGAAAACATCGAGTACGCGCACCTCGACGAACGCATCGCTGCGACCTACGCCGCAAGATCGAGCGCTGTTCTCTCCAAGGGCCTCTATGACAGCTACGTACGAGCCATTAGATGGGCCAGTGACCGCATCGGAAACAGCGGAGTGATAGGTTTCGTAACGAACGCAGGATTCTTGGATTCCAGGACATCCGATGGACTAAGAAAATGTTTGGCAGACGAGTTCGCAAATATTTTCGTGTTTCACCTTAAGGGCCTAAGAGGGCAAAAGACTTCTGGTGAGAGAGCAAAGCGCGAAGGTGGACAGATCTTTGGTCTCGCAAGTGCGGCCAGCATCTGCATCACTATACTTGTCAAGAATCCTCTCGCCCTGAAGAAGGGCCAAATTTTCTTCGCCGAGGTCGATGACTACCTCAGCCGCGAACAGAAGCTCAATTTGCTCAACGAGCGCCGTAGCTTAAGTCAAGTGCCACTGGAATTCTGGAAGACAATCACTCCAGATAGACATGGCGACTGGATCAAGCAGCGCGACGATAGTTTTTCGGCACACATCGTCGCCGGTAACAAGAAGGGTGAAGGGCCTAAGGTATTTGAGAACTTCTCGCTCGGTGTGGTCACGAACCGCGATGCCTGGTGCCTAAACGGATCGAAATCTAAACTCAAGGAGAACATTTCGGGTTTGATCGATGCGTTTTCGGGCGAGCGGCGCCGCTTCGTCCGCTCCTATCCAGATGTCGCCGCACGCCGCAAGATCGTTGACGATTTTGTGGATGCCGATCCAACCAAGATAGCTTGGACCCGCGCCCTAAAGCAGGACCTCGTGAAGGACAAGGCCCTTGAATTTGACGCATCAGCTCTCGTCGTCGGGCTGTATCGTCCGTTCACCAAGCAATGGATGTACTTCAATCGCCGTCTCAATGAGATGGTGTATCAGATGCCCTATTTTTTCCCTGACGCAAAGGCTGAGAACATTGTCATTGGCGTATCTGCCTCTGAGTCTCGCAGTGCTTACTCAGTTTTGATCACCAACAGGGTCCCTAGCCTTCACGCGGTCGATATGGTGGGCTCGCAATATTTTCCCCTCTACCTGTACGATGCGGCCGAAGGCGATGGCACAGATGCGGAGGGCAACCTGTTTGCCGCGGCTGAGGGGGAAGAGAAAGCCAAAACCCCCTCGCGCCGCGACGCCATCACGGACGAGGGGCTGGCGCACTTCGCGGAAGCCTATCCCCGCGATAAGATCAGCAAGGAGGACTTGTTCTATTACGTCTATGGCCTCCTGCATTCGGAAGACTACCGCGAGCGCTTCGCTGACAACCTTGGCAAGGAGCTGCCTCGAATCCCGCGCGTGAAGATGGCTGCGGATTTCTGGGCATTCAGCAAGGCCGGCCGCGTGCTCGCTGAGCTTCACATCAACTATGAGAACGTGCCCATCTATGCCGCCGCCAAAGTCGCCGGCGGCGGCAAGCCGGGTGATTATAGCGTCGTGAAAATGCGCTACGGCAAGGACAAGGACCGCACCACGCTTCACTACAACGACAAGATCACCGTCACCGAGATTCCGCTGGATGCCTACGATTACATCGTGAACGGCAAGCCCGCACTGGACTGGGTGGTGGAGCGCCAGGGTGTAAAGACAGATGCGGATAGCGGCATCGTGAACGACGCCAACGATTGGGCCGTCGAGACCATGAAGAACCCGAAATATCCTCTAGAGCTGTTCTTGCGCGTCATCACCGTCAGCTTGGAGACCATGAAACTTGTCCGGTCTCTACCCAAGCTCGAGATATTGGAAGCAACGGCAGCACAGACAACCTAG